Proteins encoded together in one Pyramidobacter piscolens W5455 window:
- the rph gene encoding ribonuclease PH, translating into MEAKEIHTLTRERADALRPVTMERNWNVYAEGSCVISCGRTRVLCTATVEDKVPPFLRGQGKGWVTAEYSLLPRSTMTRVPRDSTKGRINGRSQEIQRLIGRSLRAAVDLDALGERCVTLDCDVIQADGGTRTASITGAYVALVDALRWLRGQGAFEKLPLKSPVAAVSVGKVRGQLLLDLCYEEDSTAEVDFNVVMNGQGDFIEVQGTGEGGVFSREEMAGMLDLASAGIHELMALQRHVLRWADEEVRK; encoded by the coding sequence ATGGAGGCGAAAGAGATTCATACTTTGACGAGAGAACGGGCTGACGCGCTTCGCCCCGTGACCATGGAACGAAACTGGAACGTTTACGCCGAAGGCTCCTGCGTGATTTCCTGCGGGCGCACCAGAGTGCTCTGCACGGCTACGGTGGAGGACAAAGTGCCGCCCTTTTTGCGCGGACAGGGCAAAGGCTGGGTGACGGCCGAATATTCGTTGTTGCCGCGCTCGACGATGACGCGCGTGCCGCGGGATTCCACAAAAGGGCGGATCAACGGACGCAGCCAGGAAATCCAGCGCCTCATCGGCCGTTCTCTGCGCGCCGCCGTGGATCTTGACGCGCTGGGCGAGCGCTGCGTCACGCTCGACTGCGACGTGATCCAAGCGGACGGCGGCACGCGCACCGCTTCGATCACCGGCGCCTATGTGGCGCTGGTCGACGCGCTGCGCTGGCTGCGCGGACAGGGGGCTTTCGAAAAATTGCCGCTCAAATCACCGGTGGCGGCCGTCAGCGTCGGAAAAGTGCGGGGGCAGCTGCTGCTGGATCTGTGTTACGAGGAAGACAGCACCGCCGAGGTCGATTTCAACGTCGTCATGAACGGACAGGGCGATTTTATCGAAGTGCAGGGAACGGGCGAAGGCGGCGTCTTCTCCCGCGAGGAGATGGCGGGGATGCTCGATCTGGCGTCGGCGGGGATCCACGAACTGATGGCGCTGCAGCGGCATGTGCTGCGGTGGGCTGACGAGGAGGTCCGTAAATGA
- the rdgB gene encoding RdgB/HAM1 family non-canonical purine NTP pyrophosphatase, producing MIVMDGVSLQKLVIASGNRHKYEEFCALLAPLGIELIFGGGCERPLNVEETGATFLENAALKACAWAKHTGLPAISDDSGIEVRALDWRPGIYSSRVGGEDDEACRQWLIANMADKSDRFARYAAALVLAFPDGSVHWRTLAYCNGRVIQEKRGGNGFGYDPLFIPEGYDLTFGELPAETKAKLSHRAKASQAFIEMLHGLKS from the coding sequence ATGATCGTGATGGACGGCGTTTCACTGCAAAAATTGGTGATCGCCAGCGGCAACCGGCACAAGTACGAAGAGTTCTGCGCTCTTCTCGCGCCGCTCGGGATCGAGCTGATCTTCGGCGGCGGTTGCGAACGCCCGCTGAACGTGGAGGAGACCGGCGCCACTTTTCTGGAAAACGCGGCGCTGAAAGCCTGCGCCTGGGCAAAACATACGGGGCTGCCCGCCATCAGCGACGACAGCGGCATCGAAGTGCGCGCGCTGGACTGGCGGCCGGGCATTTATTCTTCGCGTGTCGGCGGCGAAGACGACGAAGCCTGCCGCCAGTGGCTGATCGCCAACATGGCCGACAAGTCGGACCGTTTCGCCCGCTACGCTGCGGCGCTCGTGCTGGCCTTTCCCGACGGAAGCGTTCATTGGCGGACGCTGGCCTACTGCAACGGCCGCGTGATTCAGGAGAAGCGCGGCGGGAACGGCTTCGGCTACGACCCGCTTTTCATTCCCGAAGGATATGACCTGACGTTCGGCGAGCTGCCGGCGGAGACGAAAGCGAAATTGTCGCACCGGGCCAAGGCGTCGCAGGCTTTTATCGAAATGCTGCACGGCCTGAAAAGCTGA
- the secG gene encoding preprotein translocase subunit SecG — MKTFLAIVQILLCVVLMIVVMLQPRKQGRGGIFGGATLADPTANQWSRFSGLSKITVVVCALFMLNSLVLIVL; from the coding sequence GTGAAAACTTTTCTTGCGATTGTCCAGATTCTCCTGTGCGTGGTGCTGATGATCGTGGTCATGCTTCAGCCGCGCAAACAGGGCCGCGGCGGTATCTTCGGCGGAGCAACGCTGGCCGATCCTACGGCCAACCAGTGGTCCCGCTTTTCCGGCCTGTCCAAGATCACCGTGGTCGTCTGCGCTCTGTTCATGCTCAATTCCCTTGTTCTGATCGTTCTCTAA
- a CDS encoding nicotinate phosphoribosyltransferase produces MSTASIETLKDVASVEVSPDRLPSATHEEILNGLTTDIYFIRTRDLLDHMGLLNTPVVAEVFARRSGIFAGAEETARLLRGKNVRIDAVPEGTPFKPKDTLMRLTGPYGAFGMYETTLLGMLASSTSWATAARECVEAADGKPVLCFGARHVHPAVAPVMERIAVKVGGCAGASCILGAKLLGQNPSGTIPHAAILMAGDTLKLAKVYDEITPAGETRVVLVDTFKDESEEALRVAQALGPHLGAIRLDTPSERGGVTPELIREVRYRLDMAGFKHVKIVATGGLTPERIRVLSEAGADTFGVGSYICHGAQIDMTLDLKEVDGKPVAKRGRLPGPLDNPLLVRV; encoded by the coding sequence ATGTCAACTGCAAGCATCGAAACTTTGAAAGACGTCGCGTCGGTAGAAGTTTCCCCTGACCGTCTGCCCAGCGCAACGCATGAGGAAATTCTCAACGGTCTGACCACGGACATTTATTTCATCAGGACCCGCGATCTGCTTGACCATATGGGGCTTCTCAACACCCCGGTCGTGGCGGAGGTATTCGCCCGCCGCAGCGGCATTTTCGCCGGCGCGGAGGAGACGGCGCGCCTTCTCCGCGGGAAAAACGTCCGCATCGACGCCGTTCCCGAGGGCACGCCTTTCAAGCCGAAAGATACGCTGATGCGCCTGACCGGGCCGTACGGCGCTTTCGGCATGTACGAGACCACGCTGCTGGGCATGCTGGCGTCTTCGACCAGCTGGGCGACGGCGGCCCGCGAGTGCGTCGAAGCCGCGGACGGCAAGCCCGTACTCTGTTTCGGCGCGCGGCACGTTCATCCCGCGGTCGCGCCCGTGATGGAGCGTATCGCCGTGAAAGTCGGCGGCTGCGCCGGGGCCAGCTGTATCCTCGGCGCCAAACTGCTGGGACAGAACCCTTCCGGCACCATTCCTCACGCGGCGATCCTGATGGCCGGTGACACGCTCAAACTGGCTAAAGTGTACGACGAGATCACGCCGGCCGGCGAAACGCGCGTCGTGCTCGTCGATACGTTCAAGGACGAGAGCGAAGAAGCGCTCCGCGTCGCCCAGGCGCTTGGGCCGCATCTTGGCGCCATTCGTCTGGACACGCCCAGCGAGCGCGGCGGCGTTACTCCCGAATTGATCCGCGAGGTCCGTTACCGCCTCGACATGGCCGGGTTTAAACACGTCAAGATCGTCGCGACGGGCGGCTTGACGCCCGAGCGGATCCGCGTCCTTTCCGAGGCCGGAGCCGACACTTTCGGCGTGGGCAGCTACATCTGCCACGGCGCTCAGATCGACATGACGCTCGATCTCAAAGAAGTTGACGGAAAACCCGTGGCAAAACGAGGCAGATTGCCCGGACCACTGGACAATCCGCTGCTTGTGAGAGTATAA
- the rplM gene encoding 50S ribosomal protein L13 codes for MTGNRTFMARKETVQRNWFLIDATGVPAGRLASRVALILTGKNKPIYTPHVDTGDFVVIINADKVGLTGNKLETSKVHSYSGFPGGFKEMTYGEAMKRSSVRLLERIIKGMLPKHNHLNFGRKLKVYAGANHPHAAQKPVTITL; via the coding sequence ATGACCGGCAACCGGACATTCATGGCTCGCAAAGAGACCGTTCAGCGGAACTGGTTTCTGATCGACGCCACCGGCGTCCCCGCGGGACGTTTGGCTTCGCGCGTCGCTCTGATCCTCACGGGCAAGAACAAGCCCATCTATACGCCTCACGTCGATACGGGGGACTTCGTCGTCATCATCAACGCCGACAAGGTCGGCCTGACCGGCAACAAACTGGAGACTTCCAAGGTCCATTCCTACAGCGGCTTTCCCGGCGGATTCAAGGAAATGACCTACGGCGAGGCGATGAAGCGCAGCTCTGTGCGCCTGCTTGAGCGTATCATCAAGGGAATGCTTCCCAAACACAATCATCTGAACTTCGGGCGCAAGCTGAAAGTCTACGCCGGCGCCAATCATCCTCACGCGGCCCAGAAGCCCGTGACGATCACTCTGTAA
- the rpsI gene encoding 30S ribosomal protein S9 produces the protein MATSYYWGTGRRKNAIARVHIAAGEGKFLVNGRETAEYFPRHNWLSGALSPLVVTGLEGKVDVFVNAQGGGLTGQSGAISLGLARALLKMNPDLRPVLKKAGLLTRDPRMVERKKFGQKGARAKFQFSKR, from the coding sequence ATGGCTACTTCTTATTACTGGGGTACGGGGCGCCGCAAGAACGCGATCGCCCGCGTCCATATCGCCGCCGGCGAAGGCAAGTTCCTGGTCAACGGCCGCGAGACCGCCGAGTACTTCCCTCGCCACAACTGGCTGAGCGGCGCTCTGTCTCCTCTGGTCGTGACGGGGCTCGAGGGCAAGGTCGACGTATTCGTCAACGCCCAGGGCGGCGGCCTCACCGGCCAGTCCGGCGCGATCAGCCTCGGCTTGGCCCGCGCGCTTCTGAAGATGAATCCCGATCTTCGTCCCGTGCTGAAGAAGGCGGGGCTCCTTACCCGCGACCCGCGCATGGTCGAACGCAAAAAGTTCGGTCAAAAGGGCGCCCGCGCGAAGTTCCAGTTCAGCAAGCGTTAA
- a CDS encoding A/G-specific adenine glycosylase produces MSAEKFHLEAAEALTAWYNSHKRDLPWRLDRDPYHILVSEAMLQQTQVERVKSFYARWMERFPTLTSLASASEDDVLACWQGLGYYSRARNLRRAARLVSGAGLKTLPADEEFLRSLPGLGPYTVGAVCSIAFDLPVPAIDGNVRRVFSRLLDMPDDPARAKGTALIAAHAAAILKLGSPHILTQAFMELGATVCTPGTTCQCGQCPVSRLCAAQAAGTQAQRPVSTRRNVVERRRGAALLILVPHGCAVRRRPAGGLWSRFYEIPWLRGEADESAESCLSRLTAELRLTAPCLDLELEETLKFTCWQVRLHLWSCRMLQPPAGCDAFSADELADFPMPAGLKRLVQKALGESGEKQLELFPPVR; encoded by the coding sequence ATGAGCGCCGAAAAGTTTCATCTCGAAGCCGCCGAAGCGCTGACCGCATGGTACAATTCCCACAAGCGCGACCTGCCCTGGCGCCTCGACCGCGATCCCTACCATATCCTCGTCTCCGAAGCCATGCTCCAGCAGACCCAGGTCGAACGGGTGAAAAGCTTTTACGCGCGCTGGATGGAACGTTTTCCCACGCTGACGTCGCTCGCTTCGGCAAGCGAAGACGACGTTCTGGCCTGCTGGCAGGGGCTGGGCTATTACAGCCGCGCCCGCAACCTCCGCCGCGCCGCTCGGCTCGTCAGCGGGGCCGGACTGAAAACGCTGCCCGCCGACGAAGAATTCCTGCGCTCGCTCCCCGGACTGGGACCGTACACCGTCGGCGCCGTCTGTTCCATCGCTTTCGACTTGCCGGTCCCGGCCATCGACGGCAACGTCAGGCGCGTGTTCTCGAGGCTGCTGGACATGCCGGATGACCCCGCCAGGGCCAAAGGGACGGCGCTGATCGCCGCCCACGCCGCGGCCATTTTGAAGCTGGGCTCGCCGCATATTTTGACTCAAGCGTTCATGGAATTGGGAGCGACCGTCTGCACGCCGGGAACGACCTGCCAATGCGGCCAATGCCCCGTCAGCCGCCTGTGTGCCGCACAGGCGGCCGGCACGCAGGCGCAGCGTCCCGTCAGCACGCGCCGGAACGTTGTCGAGCGGCGCCGCGGCGCGGCGCTGCTGATCCTCGTCCCCCATGGCTGCGCCGTGCGCCGCCGCCCCGCCGGCGGTTTGTGGTCCAGATTTTACGAGATCCCATGGCTCCGCGGCGAGGCGGACGAAAGCGCCGAAAGCTGTCTTTCCCGGCTGACCGCCGAGCTGCGGCTTACCGCCCCATGTCTCGACCTTGAGCTGGAAGAGACTTTGAAGTTCACGTGCTGGCAGGTGCGCCTTCATCTGTGGAGCTGCCGCATGCTGCAGCCGCCGGCCGGGTGCGATGCGTTTTCCGCGGATGAGCTGGCCGATTTCCCCATGCCGGCCGGCTTGAAGCGCCTCGTTCAGAAAGCGCTCGGGGAATCCGGCGAGAAGCAGCTCGAACTTTTCCCGCCGGTTCGGTAA
- the hypA gene encoding hydrogenase maturation nickel metallochaperone HypA, with the protein MHEFSLVKAVIDSVESLAEENGWKRIEKVTLRIGAMRQVVPEIMRFAFAAASRDSRLQGAELDIEAVPILVCCPRCGRKWGEERMSVLCPFCGSPDAQMEQGMELNIDSIEVEDDDTKKN; encoded by the coding sequence ATGCATGAGTTCTCGCTGGTGAAGGCGGTCATCGATTCCGTCGAGTCTTTGGCGGAAGAGAACGGCTGGAAGAGAATAGAAAAAGTGACGCTGCGCATCGGCGCCATGCGTCAGGTCGTGCCGGAGATCATGAGATTTGCCTTTGCGGCGGCGTCTCGGGATTCGCGGCTGCAGGGCGCGGAATTGGACATCGAGGCGGTTCCGATTCTCGTCTGCTGTCCGCGCTGCGGCCGCAAGTGGGGCGAAGAACGCATGAGCGTGCTGTGCCCCTTCTGCGGTTCGCCCGACGCGCAGATGGAGCAGGGCATGGAACTGAACATTGATTCGATCGAGGTGGAAGACGATGACACGAAAAAAAATTGA
- the hypB gene encoding hydrogenase nickel incorporation protein HypB: MTRKKIDVQQAVMAADLGYAQKIRELLAEKGVLMVNLIGSPGSGKTMLLERTLTGLDLKCAVIEGDVATDRDAQRIRATGTPSVQINTNGGCHLEANWVADTLEQLPLDELDLIFVENVGNLVCPAEFDIGEDCKVAVSSLPEGSDKPLKYPLLFSEAGAVVLTKIDLKPYVDFDETLYWDDVTRLNPKARRLRLSSVSGEGLEFWIKMLYDWREAKKSCREV, translated from the coding sequence ATGACACGAAAAAAAATTGACGTACAGCAGGCCGTTATGGCGGCGGATCTGGGCTACGCGCAGAAAATCAGGGAGCTTCTCGCCGAAAAGGGAGTCCTGATGGTCAATCTGATCGGTTCTCCCGGCTCCGGCAAAACGATGCTGCTGGAGCGGACGCTGACCGGCCTCGATCTGAAGTGCGCCGTGATCGAAGGCGACGTGGCCACCGACCGCGACGCGCAGCGGATCAGGGCGACCGGCACGCCCAGCGTGCAGATCAACACGAACGGCGGCTGCCACCTGGAAGCGAATTGGGTGGCCGACACGCTGGAACAGCTGCCGCTCGACGAACTCGATCTGATCTTCGTGGAAAACGTGGGCAACCTGGTCTGCCCCGCCGAGTTCGATATCGGCGAAGACTGCAAGGTGGCCGTCTCCAGCCTGCCCGAAGGTTCCGACAAGCCGCTCAAGTACCCGCTGCTTTTCTCCGAAGCGGGCGCCGTCGTGCTGACGAAAATCGATCTGAAACCGTACGTCGATTTTGACGAGACGCTTTACTGGGACGACGTCACGCGCCTCAACCCCAAGGCGCGCCGCCTGCGCCTGTCCAGCGTCAGCGGCGAAGGCCTGGAGTTCTGGATCAAGATGCTGTACGACTGGCGCGAGGCGAAAAAGTCTTGTCGAGAAGTATGA
- a CDS encoding ATP-dependent helicase, with translation MTDSEKLLKGLNEAQREAVTFTGAPQLVLAGAGSGKTRVLTSKIAWLIAAQNVKPWRVLAVTFTNKAAREMSERVEKLLGGSLGGAQICTFHSYGLNLLFRNRELLRDRGYNPSFVIYDRSDSLTAVKHVMQELNIDTEKFAPSWALNRISEIKSSADPASVQFSAYDNFMGDVYEKYSQALREQGAFDFDDLIAVPLALLKSDPELLERERERLQWVLVDEYQDVNGSQYQMMRLLVGGSNNLMVVGDPDQSIYGWRGANYATIMNFERDFPNARVTLLEQNYRSTAMILDASNQLIRHNKNRREKNLRTNREEGQKVGVWYLRDEKAEAEALAREIVGLTAAYHYGDIAVLYRMNALSRVLEQALIEAGIPYRIVRGTSFYDRKEVRDVVAFMRLAVNPWDLVALNRVGNLPARALGPKSLEKLGVWMRENAKGAAEDVWGTVKAKKGGLTGKAAEGAVQLADHMLTLLERQHSLPLVLDWILNGVGYENLLMKAEPADWEERVENVRELLSVAPEGENLAEVLDQVSLYTDMDTQNETRDAVNLSSLHAAKGLEFPVVFMTGMEEGIFPHSRSSDSQEELEEERRLCYVGMTRAEEKLYMSGARQRRLFGVVLREGFSRFLAELPDECTEVFEQKEEPERYGYGRYRPYRRAGRW, from the coding sequence ATGACCGATTCCGAAAAATTGTTAAAAGGCCTGAACGAGGCTCAGCGCGAAGCCGTGACCTTCACGGGCGCGCCGCAGCTCGTGCTGGCCGGGGCGGGAAGCGGCAAGACCCGCGTGCTGACGAGTAAGATCGCCTGGCTGATCGCCGCGCAGAACGTCAAACCGTGGCGCGTGCTGGCGGTGACTTTTACCAACAAGGCGGCGCGGGAAATGAGCGAACGCGTCGAAAAACTGTTGGGCGGATCGCTGGGCGGCGCCCAGATCTGCACGTTTCACTCCTACGGTTTGAACCTGCTTTTCCGCAACCGCGAGCTGCTGCGCGACCGGGGCTACAACCCCAGCTTCGTGATCTACGACCGTTCCGATTCCCTGACGGCCGTCAAACACGTCATGCAGGAACTGAACATCGACACCGAGAAATTCGCGCCCTCGTGGGCGCTGAACAGGATCTCGGAGATCAAATCTTCCGCCGACCCCGCTTCGGTGCAGTTTTCCGCCTACGACAACTTCATGGGCGACGTGTACGAAAAATACTCGCAGGCGCTCAGGGAGCAGGGCGCGTTCGATTTCGACGACCTGATCGCGGTGCCTCTGGCCCTGCTGAAAAGCGATCCCGAACTGCTCGAGCGGGAGCGGGAGCGCCTGCAGTGGGTGCTCGTCGACGAATATCAGGACGTCAACGGCTCGCAGTATCAGATGATGAGGCTGCTCGTCGGCGGTTCGAACAACCTGATGGTCGTGGGCGACCCCGACCAGTCCATCTACGGCTGGCGCGGCGCGAATTACGCCACGATCATGAACTTCGAGCGCGATTTCCCCAACGCCCGGGTAACGTTGCTGGAGCAGAACTACCGTTCCACCGCCATGATCCTCGACGCCTCGAATCAACTGATCCGGCACAACAAAAACCGTCGCGAGAAAAACCTGCGCACAAACCGGGAAGAAGGGCAGAAAGTCGGCGTCTGGTATCTGCGCGACGAAAAAGCGGAGGCCGAAGCGCTGGCGCGGGAGATCGTCGGCCTCACCGCGGCGTATCATTACGGCGACATCGCCGTCCTTTACCGCATGAACGCCCTCAGCCGCGTGCTCGAACAGGCCCTGATCGAGGCTGGCATCCCGTATCGCATCGTGCGCGGCACCAGCTTCTACGACCGCAAGGAAGTCCGCGACGTCGTCGCGTTTATGCGCCTGGCCGTCAACCCGTGGGATCTCGTGGCCCTGAACCGCGTCGGCAACCTGCCGGCACGCGCTCTTGGCCCGAAGAGCCTCGAGAAGCTCGGCGTCTGGATGCGGGAAAACGCCAAAGGCGCGGCGGAAGACGTGTGGGGAACCGTGAAAGCGAAAAAAGGCGGCCTGACCGGCAAAGCCGCCGAAGGCGCCGTGCAGCTGGCCGACCACATGCTGACGCTGCTGGAGCGCCAGCACAGCCTGCCGCTGGTGCTCGATTGGATCTTGAACGGCGTTGGTTATGAGAATCTGTTGATGAAAGCCGAACCCGCCGATTGGGAAGAACGGGTGGAGAACGTGCGCGAGCTGCTCTCCGTCGCGCCGGAAGGGGAAAATCTCGCCGAAGTGCTGGACCAGGTCTCGCTCTACACCGACATGGACACGCAGAACGAAACGCGCGACGCCGTCAATCTGTCGTCGCTTCACGCCGCCAAGGGGCTCGAATTTCCCGTCGTTTTCATGACCGGCATGGAGGAGGGGATTTTCCCTCACAGCCGCAGTTCCGACAGCCAGGAAGAGTTGGAGGAAGAACGTCGTCTCTGCTACGTCGGCATGACGCGCGCCGAAGAAAAACTCTATATGAGCGGCGCGCGTCAGCGCCGTCTGTTCGGCGTCGTGCTGCGGGAAGGTTTTTCGCGCTTCCTGGCCGAGCTGCCCGACGAATGTACGGAAGTTTTCGAGCAGAAGGAGGAACCCGAACGCTATGGCTACGGTCGCTATCGCCCTTACCGGCGAGCCGGGCGCTGGTAA
- the coaE gene encoding dephospho-CoA kinase (Dephospho-CoA kinase (CoaE) performs the final step in coenzyme A biosynthesis.) codes for MATVAIALTGEPGAGKSTAAQWFRARGAALLDADGIVRGLWDGGELPEKARARWGESVFGADGKIDKKAVAARVFADDEEYRWLCRVTHPVVLARMGAALPEDGVVVAEIPMLFEAGRPDWVDKVLFMAAAPRLRAERNRFRGLDEAELARRERFFMDRERRMALSDWVICNDGSMENLEAQLEKIWREIQALRSRREAQTDC; via the coding sequence ATGGCTACGGTCGCTATCGCCCTTACCGGCGAGCCGGGCGCTGGTAAGTCCACGGCGGCGCAGTGGTTCCGCGCCCGCGGCGCCGCGCTGCTGGACGCCGACGGGATCGTCCGCGGACTCTGGGACGGCGGCGAGCTGCCGGAAAAGGCTCGCGCCCGCTGGGGAGAATCGGTGTTCGGCGCCGACGGGAAGATCGACAAAAAAGCCGTCGCGGCGCGAGTCTTCGCCGACGACGAAGAGTATCGCTGGCTCTGCCGCGTTACCCATCCCGTCGTTTTGGCCAGGATGGGGGCGGCTCTGCCGGAAGACGGCGTCGTCGTGGCCGAGATCCCCATGTTGTTCGAGGCGGGGCGCCCCGACTGGGTGGACAAAGTGCTGTTCATGGCCGCCGCTCCGCGGCTCCGCGCGGAACGCAACCGCTTCCGCGGGCTCGACGAGGCCGAACTGGCGCGGCGGGAACGGTTCTTTATGGATCGCGAGCGCCGTATGGCGCTGTCCGACTGGGTAATCTGCAACGACGGTTCCATGGAGAATCTTGAAGCGCAATTGGAAAAAATCTGGCGGGAAATCCAAGCGCTGCGATCCCGCCGTGAAGCGCAAACTGACTGTTGA
- a CDS encoding site-2 protease family protein — translation MNRFFVEAGREFISLLPAVPAILWAISFHEFCHGWVALRCGDPTARDAGRLTLNPMAHFDLWGALCMFLFHFGWARPVPIDPYNFRRPRRDLFLVSVAGVAGNILTAVAVGLAIRGLIRFFPAALFGNYGLQQVLIAFVTINLNFAVFNLIPVPPLDGSKLLALVLPRTARPAFEWLDRYSLPVLLALIYLGVVGRLMSPAVRWGLRLILG, via the coding sequence ATGAATCGATTTTTTGTCGAAGCCGGGCGGGAATTCATTTCCCTGCTGCCGGCCGTGCCCGCGATCCTGTGGGCCATTTCGTTCCACGAGTTTTGCCATGGCTGGGTCGCGCTGCGCTGCGGCGATCCTACGGCGAGGGACGCCGGGCGTCTGACCCTGAACCCCATGGCGCATTTCGACCTTTGGGGCGCCCTGTGCATGTTTTTGTTCCACTTTGGCTGGGCGCGTCCCGTGCCGATCGATCCCTATAATTTCAGACGCCCGCGCCGCGACCTGTTCCTCGTCTCCGTCGCGGGCGTCGCGGGCAACATTCTCACCGCCGTCGCCGTCGGACTGGCGATCCGCGGGCTGATCCGTTTCTTCCCCGCGGCGCTTTTCGGCAATTACGGTCTGCAACAGGTGCTGATCGCTTTCGTGACGATCAACCTGAACTTCGCTGTCTTCAATCTGATCCCGGTGCCGCCGCTCGACGGCTCCAAACTGCTGGCCCTTGTCCTGCCGCGGACGGCTCGTCCCGCGTTCGAATGGCTCGATCGTTACAGCCTGCCGGTGCTGCTGGCCTTGATCTACCTCGGCGTCGTCGGGCGCCTGATGTCCCCGGCCGTCCGCTGGGGGCTGCGTCTGATCCTGGGTTAG
- a CDS encoding AbrB family transcriptional regulator, with translation MEIFARSAGTAALFAVGYAGFRGAKKMGWPAAAMLGSLFLLGLLNLSGLRLPFYQAPVSFVSKVLSGVILGQRIDRHMASAVRKMLLPVSLASFWMVMASIATGLLLFAVAGGRLSLMTCLASSSAGGIAEMSIFAMSAGADVGIVAFFQSVRIIVLYATLPFSTGWLARRASGAVLPKAPAPDAETRVSFTPGEIARFAAVTGALALLFEAARFPSAYMIGAMCGAGVMNLRSGKVMTLPPRLRSAAQICLSMTISVGLSPRTIHLVRELFFPLAFSVALIQAFSFLLAWIMHRLTRWDVMTSVLATCPGGLSQVAFFAEDLHADPLIVGVFHAVRMISIVVCVPLIARLFA, from the coding sequence ATGGAGATTTTCGCTCGTTCGGCAGGAACCGCCGCGCTTTTCGCCGTCGGCTACGCGGGATTCCGCGGCGCAAAAAAGATGGGCTGGCCTGCCGCGGCCATGCTCGGATCGTTGTTTCTGCTGGGACTTCTCAACCTGTCGGGGCTCAGGCTGCCCTTTTACCAAGCGCCGGTGTCCTTCGTTTCCAAAGTTTTGAGCGGCGTCATTCTCGGGCAGCGGATCGACCGCCACATGGCGAGCGCGGTCAGAAAGATGCTTTTGCCCGTCTCGCTGGCGTCGTTTTGGATGGTCATGGCTTCGATTGCGACCGGTCTGCTGCTGTTCGCCGTCGCCGGCGGCAGGCTCTCGCTGATGACCTGCCTGGCCTCGTCGTCGGCCGGCGGCATCGCGGAAATGTCGATCTTCGCCATGTCCGCCGGCGCCGACGTGGGCATCGTGGCTTTCTTCCAGTCCGTGCGAATCATCGTGCTGTACGCGACGCTGCCGTTTTCCACGGGCTGGCTGGCGCGCCGCGCGTCCGGCGCCGTCTTGCCGAAAGCGCCGGCGCCGGACGCGGAGACGAGAGTTTCCTTTACGCCCGGCGAGATCGCCCGCTTCGCGGCCGTCACTGGCGCGCTGGCGTTGCTTTTTGAGGCGGCGCGTTTCCCGTCGGCGTACATGATCGGGGCTATGTGCGGAGCCGGCGTCATGAATCTTCGCTCGGGGAAGGTGATGACTCTCCCGCCGCGGCTGCGCAGTGCCGCCCAGATCTGTCTGAGCATGACCATCAGCGTGGGGCTGTCGCCGCGCACGATTCATCTGGTGAGGGAACTTTTCTTCCCGCTGGCGTTCTCGGTGGCGCTGATTCAAGCCTTTTCGTTCCTGCTCGCCTGGATCATGCACCGCCTTACCCGTTGGGACGTCATGACCTCCGTGCTTGCCACCTGCCCCGGCGGCCTCAGCCAAGTGGCGTTTTTTGCGGAGGATCTGCATGCCGACCCGTTGATCGTCGGCGTCTTCCACGCCGTGCGCATGATCTCCATCGTCGTCTGCGTGCCTTTGATCGCGCGGCTCTTTGCCTGA
- a CDS encoding FKBP-type peptidyl-prolyl cis-trans isomerase has protein sequence MSQTVKKGDKIRVHYTGTLNDGSVFDSSVLNKRPPLEFTVGAGQMIAGFDKGVEGMAVGETKNLKLAPEEAYGRRRDDMLVTVEADRMPKGYTPRVGDQLQMGRRPVTVAAVKDDGAVTLDANHSLAGKELNFEVTVVEIL, from the coding sequence ATGTCTCAAACAGTGAAAAAAGGCGACAAGATCCGCGTGCATTACACGGGAACGCTGAACGACGGTTCCGTTTTCGACTCTTCCGTGCTCAACAAACGGCCGCCGCTGGAGTTCACCGTCGGCGCCGGACAGATGATCGCCGGCTTCGACAAGGGCGTCGAAGGCATGGCCGTCGGCGAAACGAAAAACCTCAAGCTCGCTCCCGAAGAAGCCTACGGCCGACGCCGCGACGACATGCTCGTCACCGTCGAAGCGGACCGTATGCCCAAAGGCTACACGCCGCGCGTTGGCGATCAGCTCCAGATGGGGCGCCGCCCCGTTACCGTCGCCGCGGTCAAAGACGACGGGGCCGTCACGCTCGACGCCAACCATTCCCTGGCCGGCAAGGAACTGAACTTCGAAGTCACCGTCGTGGAGATTCTCTGA